In Luteimonas sp. MC1750, the following proteins share a genomic window:
- a CDS encoding sodium:solute symporter family protein has translation MAESSFYQLQTPTVLLLLLAFYGGTFLMSRRIALKDESVDGYMTSNGAVGYGISAASMTATWIWAASFYAAATSGYKYGISGPIHYGLWGALMILFIYPFGRRFREVAPEAHTLAEIMHARHGRSSQLILAGSNIAGSVISLMANFTAAGALVAMLSPLDFVHGVMIAGIGTLSYTLWSGFRASVLTDVVQVAAMLGAAALIIPLVFFNAGGIEAVSQGWDRLSAEQASMFSKTAFLEQGAPYFVAVLAYAIGNQTIAQRLFAVREDLIKPTFISATISYGATVIGLGMLGVVALMVGIEPAGGDHNNLIPQMASNYLGPVMIGVFFIMVIGSLSSTADSDLAALSSIMMTDIYGKNLARGKVNPATMLWVGRITMIVATTAGLIFASFRIDILALLVFVGALWGSIVFPVIASFYWKKVNNRAFTTAVLVSLVAFTVARFQLLPIVGVYALVLELFATVGIGVVLGLMTFGFFGKRAGLTVGALAMVVLAPFTFGFLRDYPVLLSSLNAYGVSTVVCSLLSFRSREDFDFALLAKRVRNFEPAPPAPAPASAAGRNDGIPALAKEATR, from the coding sequence GTGGCCGAATCATCGTTCTACCAGCTCCAGACCCCGACCGTCCTGCTCCTGCTGCTCGCCTTCTACGGCGGCACGTTCCTGATGTCCCGGCGCATCGCGCTCAAGGACGAGAGCGTCGACGGCTACATGACCTCCAACGGCGCGGTGGGCTACGGCATCTCCGCCGCCAGCATGACCGCCACCTGGATCTGGGCGGCCTCCTTCTACGCCGCCGCCACCTCCGGCTACAAGTACGGCATCTCCGGCCCGATCCACTACGGCCTGTGGGGTGCGCTGATGATCCTTTTCATCTATCCCTTCGGCCGCCGCTTCCGCGAGGTCGCGCCCGAGGCGCATACGCTGGCCGAGATCATGCACGCCCGCCACGGGCGCTCCAGCCAGCTGATCCTCGCCGGCTCCAACATCGCCGGCAGCGTGATCAGCCTGATGGCCAACTTCACCGCCGCGGGCGCGCTGGTGGCGATGCTGTCGCCGCTGGACTTCGTGCACGGCGTGATGATCGCCGGCATCGGCACGCTGTCGTACACGTTGTGGTCGGGCTTCCGCGCATCGGTCCTGACCGACGTGGTGCAGGTGGCGGCGATGCTCGGCGCGGCCGCGCTGATCATTCCGCTGGTGTTCTTCAATGCCGGCGGCATCGAGGCCGTCTCGCAGGGCTGGGACCGGCTGAGCGCCGAACAGGCGTCGATGTTCTCGAAGACCGCCTTCCTCGAACAGGGCGCGCCGTACTTCGTCGCCGTGCTGGCCTATGCGATCGGCAACCAGACCATCGCCCAGCGCCTGTTCGCGGTGCGCGAGGACCTGATCAAGCCGACCTTCATCTCGGCCACCATCAGCTACGGCGCGACCGTGATCGGCCTCGGCATGCTGGGCGTGGTGGCGCTGATGGTCGGCATCGAGCCGGCCGGCGGCGACCACAACAACCTGATCCCGCAGATGGCCTCGAACTACCTGGGCCCGGTGATGATCGGCGTGTTCTTCATCATGGTGATCGGCTCGCTGTCGTCCACCGCCGACTCCGACCTTGCCGCGCTGTCGTCGATCATGATGACCGACATCTACGGCAAGAACCTCGCGCGCGGCAAGGTGAACCCGGCCACGATGCTGTGGGTTGGACGCATCACCATGATCGTCGCCACCACCGCCGGGCTGATCTTCGCCAGCTTCCGGATCGACATCCTGGCGCTGCTGGTGTTCGTGGGCGCACTGTGGGGCTCGATCGTGTTCCCGGTGATCGCCAGCTTCTACTGGAAGAAGGTCAACAACCGCGCCTTCACCACCGCGGTCCTGGTGTCGCTGGTGGCGTTCACCGTGGCGCGTTTCCAGCTGCTGCCGATCGTGGGCGTGTACGCGCTGGTGCTGGAGCTGTTCGCGACCGTCGGCATTGGCGTGGTGCTGGGGCTGATGACCTTCGGCTTCTTCGGCAAGCGCGCCGGGCTGACCGTGGGCGCGCTGGCGATGGTGGTGCTCGCGCCGTTCACCTTCGGCTTCCTGCGCGACTACCCGGTGCTGCTGAGTTCACTCAACGCCTATGGCGTGAGCACCGTGGTCTGCTCGCTGCTCAGCTTCCGCAGCCGCGAGGATTTCGACTTCGCGCTGCTGGCCAAGCGCGTGCGCAACTTCGAGCCGGCTCCGCCAGCGCCGGCGCCCGCGTCCGCGGCGGGGCGAAACGATGGCATCCCGGCACTGGCAAAGGAGGCGACCCGATGA
- a CDS encoding c-type cytochrome has product MRNYDLDFLKRFSLVIGFLSLVTFGLIVGSYFVHKSLPTEVDPGVAQRTASRIAPIGAVYAGDTGAAAQAAAAAAAAASAAAQVAYGGTLDGSVIYNNLCAGCHTSGAGGAPKMVRAEWAARIAQGAETLNRHAIEGFTGAAGMMPAKGGNPALTDEQVVATVDWMVDNLQ; this is encoded by the coding sequence GTGCGCAACTACGACCTCGACTTCCTCAAGCGCTTCTCGCTGGTGATCGGCTTCCTGTCCCTGGTCACCTTCGGCCTGATCGTGGGTTCCTATTTCGTGCACAAGTCGCTTCCCACCGAAGTCGACCCGGGCGTCGCGCAGCGCACCGCCAGCCGCATCGCGCCGATCGGCGCCGTGTATGCCGGCGACACCGGCGCCGCCGCGCAGGCCGCGGCCGCCGCTGCAGCCGCCGCGTCCGCCGCCGCGCAGGTCGCCTATGGCGGGACGCTCGATGGCTCGGTGATCTACAACAACCTGTGCGCGGGCTGCCACACCTCGGGCGCCGGTGGCGCGCCGAAGATGGTGCGCGCCGAGTGGGCCGCGCGCATCGCGCAGGGTGCCGAGACGCTGAACCGCCACGCCATCGAAGGCTTCACCGGCGCCGCCGGCATGATGCCGGCCAAGGGCGGCAACCCGGCGCTGACCGATGAGCAGGTCGTGGCCACCGTCGACTGGATGGTCGACAACCTGCAGTAA
- a CDS encoding ExeM/NucH family extracellular endonuclease — MTRMNTALSLSLVLALAGCAGLASRPPAAPAPPATSAGVVDIATAPSDWSALDGRRVRITAPLVISGNHRLERDASVVAAFGERLRTPTEVALPGAAAQAVAAANRARSLTLVLAPRVARHAQVWRSGGTLEAVEGVLTVDDAGPRLALADVDTLQPATRPAAPTVEGELRLASLNLQNLFNGDGQGGGFPTARGARTPGEYAAQLARLVATLSSLDADIVALLELENDGHGAESSLAQLVAALDPQGLRWRLVDAGRGPGDNPIRVGMIYRADRVAPVGRPATLEAGPFGPLSRAPLAQAFRAGRGPAFVVVANHFKSKGCRDAAGADLDQGDGQACFNATRRASGQALRDWLAGDPTGSGSDLVAVLGDLNAYAQEDPVRGFIAAGWRDALATADAGQPYTYVYDAQAGRLDHVLLSPALGDRLQDAAIWHSNADEAPNAVDPAANAGEQASSPWRASDHDPAVVGLRLRSPR, encoded by the coding sequence ATGACCCGCATGAACACCGCCCTGTCCCTGAGCCTGGTGCTGGCGCTTGCCGGCTGCGCCGGCCTGGCGTCGCGTCCGCCGGCTGCGCCCGCGCCTCCGGCCACCTCCGCCGGCGTCGTCGACATCGCGACGGCGCCGTCCGACTGGTCCGCGCTGGATGGCCGGCGCGTGCGCATCACCGCGCCTCTGGTGATCTCGGGCAACCATCGCCTGGAGCGCGACGCGAGCGTGGTCGCGGCGTTCGGCGAACGCCTGCGCACGCCCACCGAGGTCGCGCTGCCGGGCGCGGCGGCCCAGGCCGTGGCCGCGGCCAACCGCGCGCGCAGCCTGACCCTAGTGCTGGCACCCAGGGTGGCGCGACATGCGCAGGTCTGGCGCAGCGGCGGAACGCTCGAGGCGGTGGAAGGCGTGCTCACCGTCGATGACGCCGGCCCGCGGCTGGCGCTGGCCGACGTCGACACGCTGCAGCCGGCCACCCGGCCCGCGGCGCCGACGGTGGAGGGCGAACTGCGCCTGGCCAGCCTCAACCTGCAGAACCTGTTCAACGGCGACGGCCAGGGCGGCGGTTTCCCCACCGCACGCGGCGCTCGTACCCCCGGCGAATACGCGGCCCAGCTCGCGCGCCTGGTGGCCACGCTGTCCTCGCTGGACGCCGACATCGTCGCCCTGCTGGAGCTGGAGAACGACGGCCATGGCGCCGAGTCGAGCCTGGCGCAGCTGGTGGCCGCGCTGGATCCGCAGGGCCTGCGCTGGCGGCTGGTGGATGCCGGCCGCGGTCCCGGCGACAACCCCATCCGCGTCGGCATGATCTACCGTGCCGACCGCGTGGCCCCGGTCGGTCGCCCGGCGACGCTCGAGGCCGGGCCGTTCGGGCCGCTCAGCCGGGCGCCGCTGGCCCAGGCCTTCCGTGCCGGCCGCGGGCCGGCCTTCGTCGTGGTCGCCAACCACTTCAAGTCCAAGGGCTGCCGCGACGCCGCCGGGGCCGACCTCGACCAGGGCGATGGCCAGGCCTGCTTCAACGCCACGCGCCGCGCCTCGGGCCAAGCCCTGCGCGACTGGCTGGCCGGCGATCCCACCGGCAGCGGCAGCGACCTGGTCGCGGTGCTCGGCGACCTCAACGCCTATGCGCAGGAAGACCCGGTCCGCGGCTTCATCGCCGCCGGCTGGCGCGACGCGCTGGCCACCGCCGACGCGGGCCAGCCCTATACCTATGTGTACGACGCCCAGGCGGGTCGCCTCGACCACGTGCTGCTGAGCCCCGCGCTCGGCGACCGGCTGCAGGACGCGGCGATCTGGCACAGCAATGCTGACGAGGCGCCGAACGCCGTCGATCCGGCGGCCAACGCCGGGGAACAGGCATCTTCGCCGTGGCGTGCGTCCGACCACGACCCGGCCGTCGTGGGTCTGCGGCTGCGTTCGCCGCGCTGA
- a CDS encoding alpha/beta fold hydrolase has translation MTSHPAFPDASGTLTLPGPTGELEVAVDLPGDDVERLPATAIVCHPLPTEGGTMHNKVVTMAARALRESGLATVRFNFRGTGASGGQYDEGRGEQGDLRAVADWVRASRPDDQLWLAGFSFGAYVSLAMAAELQPSMLISIAPPAGRWDFASVTTPTMPWLVVQGEADEVVDPQAVYAWLERLKAEPELVRMPDTSHFFHRKLIDLRGAIRSGVRRHLPAARG, from the coding sequence ATGACCAGCCACCCCGCATTCCCGGACGCATCCGGCACCCTGACCTTGCCCGGTCCAACCGGCGAGCTCGAGGTGGCGGTGGACCTGCCCGGCGACGACGTCGAGCGGTTGCCGGCCACCGCCATCGTCTGCCATCCGCTGCCCACCGAGGGCGGCACCATGCACAACAAGGTGGTCACGATGGCCGCGCGGGCGCTGCGCGAGTCGGGGCTGGCCACGGTGCGCTTCAACTTCCGCGGCACCGGCGCATCCGGGGGCCAGTACGACGAGGGCCGTGGCGAACAGGGCGACCTGCGCGCGGTGGCCGACTGGGTCCGCGCCAGCCGCCCGGACGACCAGCTGTGGCTGGCGGGCTTCAGCTTCGGCGCCTATGTCAGCCTGGCGATGGCCGCCGAGCTGCAGCCGTCGATGCTCATCTCGATCGCACCGCCGGCCGGGCGCTGGGACTTCGCGTCGGTCACCACCCCGACCATGCCCTGGCTGGTGGTGCAGGGCGAAGCCGACGAGGTGGTCGACCCGCAGGCCGTGTATGCCTGGCTGGAGCGCCTCAAGGCCGAACCGGAGCTGGTGCGGATGCCCGACACCAGCCACTTCTTCCACCGCAAGCTGATCGACCTGCGCGGTGCGATCAGGAGCGGCGTCCGTCGCCACCTGCCGGCGGCCCGTGGCTGA
- the zapE gene encoding cell division protein ZapE, whose protein sequence is MADAAASPAPSQAYREGVARGEWTDDPAQHAPLAALDRVHHALLAAPRRGWLARTLGGGKGQTTPQGLYLWGGVGRGKTFMVDLFYAGLPLPVAKLDATGGDGNGKRRTHFHRFMRVVHERLREHAGERDPLASIVAEWRRSLRLLVLDEFFVSDIGDAMLLARVLERMFAEGIVLVTTSNIQPSGLYADGLQRARFLPAITLLETHCQVLEIVSDTDYRLRELTRSPVYQAPLDAGSNAWLASRWRALGGDDAHRDGSIELGGRRIATRARCPGMAWFDFAALCEGPRGSSDYIEIATEFHTVLLGGIPLMDATRDDAARRFVTFIDEAYDRNVKLVCTADAPPHALYAGERLAGAFERTASRLSEMQSTAYLARPHL, encoded by the coding sequence GTGGCTGACGCAGCCGCGTCACCGGCGCCGTCGCAGGCCTACCGCGAGGGCGTTGCCCGCGGCGAGTGGACCGACGATCCCGCGCAGCACGCGCCTCTGGCCGCGCTCGACCGCGTGCACCACGCGCTGCTGGCCGCGCCCCGGCGCGGCTGGCTGGCGCGCACCCTCGGTGGCGGCAAGGGCCAGACCACTCCGCAGGGCCTCTACCTCTGGGGCGGCGTGGGCCGCGGCAAGACCTTCATGGTCGACCTGTTCTACGCCGGGCTGCCGCTGCCGGTGGCGAAGCTGGACGCGACCGGCGGCGACGGCAACGGCAAGCGCCGCACCCACTTCCACCGCTTCATGCGCGTGGTCCACGAGCGCCTGCGCGAACACGCCGGCGAGCGCGACCCGCTGGCCTCGATCGTGGCCGAATGGCGGCGCTCGCTGCGCCTGCTGGTGCTGGACGAGTTCTTCGTCAGCGACATCGGCGACGCCATGCTGCTGGCGCGCGTGCTGGAGCGCATGTTCGCCGAGGGCATCGTGCTGGTGACGACCTCCAACATCCAGCCCTCGGGCCTGTACGCCGACGGCCTGCAGCGCGCGCGCTTCCTGCCCGCGATCACGCTGCTGGAGACGCACTGCCAGGTCCTGGAGATCGTCAGCGACACCGACTACCGGCTGCGCGAGCTGACCCGCTCGCCGGTCTACCAGGCGCCGCTGGACGCCGGATCCAACGCCTGGCTGGCCTCGCGCTGGCGGGCGCTCGGCGGCGACGACGCGCACCGCGACGGCAGCATCGAGCTCGGCGGCCGCCGCATCGCCACCCGCGCGCGCTGCCCGGGCATGGCCTGGTTCGATTTCGCCGCGCTGTGCGAAGGCCCGCGCGGCTCGTCCGACTACATCGAGATCGCCACCGAGTTCCATACCGTGCTGCTGGGTGGAATCCCGTTGATGGATGCGACGCGCGACGACGCCGCGCGCCGCTTCGTCACCTTCATCGACGAGGCCTACGACCGCAACGTCAAGCTGGTCTGCACCGCCGACGCGCCGCCGCACGCCCTGTACGCGGGCGAGCGGCTGGCCGGCGCCTTCGAACGGACGGCATCCCGCCTGAGCGAGATGCAGTCCACCGCCTACCTCGCCCGCCCCCACCTGTAG
- a CDS encoding choice-of-anchor X domain-containing protein: MGKRTKAVVRTLLCASLGMVIGTGAAVAADAGPLLPKQLAGPATEFAAMRAPDPADAAILSRSALLPVAFDASGRAELRVPVHQGRLEAMLLSGGADWSPRLLSPAGVELPRATLARHAQDARLGGEHDGQGGTVLRLDGLVRGDWTLRLQAQPGGERRGYLLLKGDDALELASHQAHRRQLVGERMDIVAMLAADDGSAVALGRDAGHIRSAQLRIVAPDGRESLQPMFDDGRHGDGAAGDGRLAGGFVPGAAGTWIAQVIVHGHDRSGTPFVRTAEHALPVIAAGPRLATAAATASYAAPGRLAVRLPLADAKPGSHYRVLAEVWGRDGRGGEVPVAWIGGMAEAGPDGLSLGLDERWIARSGAGAPFELRALRIEDPDHFIPLATAARLPLSTPRLRLQRSGMSTAIDELMTMGPRPASPDARATATGRKLVLVHGYCSGGVWPQAQFANSATFLDANQNRSHDQFAQRIKTFGAQWNSFGTVAHSQGGAASLHLYAYYWSGLDNAAGSRLMQSVGTPYQGTNLSGILATVGNWFGVACGSNSNMTYSGASAWLAGIPTSARAKVNYYTTAFRTTNWYTNDYCNAASDLVLGDPEDGTVERAYAQLPGATNRGHTAGQCHTAGMRDPAQYRDAARNATMSANAAR, from the coding sequence ATGGGCAAGCGGACGAAAGCAGTCGTGCGCACGCTGCTGTGTGCGTCGCTGGGCATGGTGATCGGAACGGGTGCGGCCGTCGCGGCCGATGCAGGCCCGCTGCTGCCGAAGCAGCTTGCGGGCCCGGCCACGGAGTTCGCCGCGATGCGGGCGCCGGATCCGGCGGACGCCGCGATCCTCTCGCGCAGCGCACTGCTGCCGGTGGCCTTCGATGCGTCCGGGCGCGCCGAGCTGCGCGTTCCGGTGCACCAGGGCCGGCTGGAGGCGATGCTGCTTTCCGGCGGGGCGGACTGGTCGCCGCGGCTGCTGTCGCCAGCCGGCGTGGAGCTGCCGCGCGCGACGCTTGCCCGCCACGCGCAGGACGCACGCCTGGGCGGCGAACACGATGGCCAGGGCGGCACCGTGCTCCGCCTCGACGGCCTGGTGCGCGGCGACTGGACGCTGCGCCTGCAGGCGCAGCCCGGGGGCGAACGCCGCGGCTACCTGCTGCTGAAGGGCGACGACGCGCTCGAGCTCGCCTCGCACCAGGCGCACCGTCGCCAACTGGTGGGCGAGCGGATGGACATCGTCGCGATGCTGGCCGCCGACGACGGCAGCGCTGTCGCGCTGGGCCGCGACGCCGGGCATATCCGCTCCGCGCAGCTGCGGATCGTGGCGCCCGACGGCCGCGAGTCCCTGCAGCCGATGTTCGACGACGGTCGCCACGGCGACGGCGCCGCTGGCGACGGCCGCCTGGCCGGCGGCTTCGTGCCAGGCGCGGCCGGTACCTGGATCGCGCAGGTCATCGTGCATGGCCACGACCGCAGCGGCACGCCCTTCGTGCGCACGGCCGAGCATGCGCTGCCGGTGATCGCCGCCGGCCCGCGGCTGGCGACGGCCGCGGCCACCGCGTCGTACGCGGCACCCGGCCGGCTGGCGGTGCGGCTGCCGCTTGCTGACGCGAAGCCCGGATCGCACTACCGCGTGCTGGCCGAGGTCTGGGGCCGCGACGGCCGGGGCGGCGAGGTGCCGGTGGCCTGGATCGGCGGCATGGCCGAAGCCGGTCCGGACGGCCTGTCGCTCGGTCTCGACGAGCGCTGGATCGCGCGCTCCGGGGCCGGGGCGCCGTTCGAACTGCGCGCGCTCCGGATCGAGGATCCCGACCACTTCATCCCGCTGGCCACCGCCGCGCGCCTGCCGCTGTCGACGCCGCGCCTGCGCCTCCAGCGTAGCGGCATGTCGACCGCCATCGACGAGCTGATGACCATGGGGCCGCGCCCGGCATCGCCCGATGCGCGCGCCACCGCCACCGGACGCAAGCTGGTGCTGGTGCATGGCTACTGTTCCGGCGGCGTGTGGCCGCAGGCGCAGTTCGCCAATTCGGCCACCTTCCTCGATGCCAACCAGAACCGCAGCCACGACCAGTTCGCCCAGCGCATCAAGACCTTCGGCGCGCAATGGAACTCGTTCGGCACCGTCGCCCACAGCCAGGGCGGCGCGGCTTCGCTGCACCTCTACGCCTACTACTGGAGCGGACTGGACAACGCCGCCGGTTCGCGGCTGATGCAGTCGGTGGGCACGCCCTATCAGGGCACCAACCTGTCGGGGATCCTGGCCACCGTGGGCAACTGGTTCGGCGTGGCCTGCGGATCGAACAGCAACATGACCTACAGCGGCGCCTCCGCCTGGCTGGCGGGCATCCCGACCTCGGCGCGCGCGAAGGTGAACTACTACACCACCGCCTTCCGCACCACGAACTGGTACACCAACGACTACTGCAACGCCGCCAGCGACCTGGTGCTGGGCGACCCGGAGGACGGCACGGTCGAACGCGCCTATGCCCAGCTTCCCGGCGCGACCAACCGCGGCCACACCGCGGGCCAGTGCCACACCGCGGGCATGCGTGATCCCGCGCAGTACCGCGACGCCGCCCGCAACGCCACGATGAGCGCAAACGCCGCGCGTTGA
- a CDS encoding amidohydrolase, protein MSRLLLLSCALALGLSTHPVHAQASQRAEVADAAQRLQDKVVEWRRDLHQHPELGNRETRTAALVAAHLRALGLEPETGIATTGVTAVLKGGRPGPRIALRADMDALPVTEATGLPFASRATATFNGETVGVMHACGHDAHTSILMGVAEALVAMRDELPGEVLFVFQPAEEGPPDGEQGGAEEMLAQGIFKAFRPDAVFGLHVFSTLNAGQLGVRSGPTMAASDRFNIVVQGRQTHGSRPWGGVDPIVAAADIIGTAQTVVSRRQDISRLPVVLSFGAIRGGVRFNIIPDRVELVGTIRTFDEGMREAVFADLANVAEKVAAAHGATVVAKVPDIEGTPVTANDPALTARMRPSLEAVAGTGNLVDMPLNMGAEDFSYYAREVPAVFFFVGATPAGQDPAKAPSNHSPQFFLDESALDLGLRAMLQLSLDYLHGGS, encoded by the coding sequence ATGTCCAGGCTCCTGCTGCTGTCCTGCGCGCTGGCGCTGGGGCTGTCCACCCATCCCGTCCACGCCCAGGCGAGCCAGCGCGCCGAGGTGGCCGACGCCGCCCAGCGGCTGCAGGACAAGGTGGTCGAGTGGCGCCGCGACCTCCACCAGCACCCCGAGCTCGGCAACCGCGAAACGCGCACCGCGGCGCTGGTTGCCGCACACCTGCGCGCGCTGGGCCTGGAACCGGAGACCGGCATCGCCACCACCGGCGTCACCGCGGTGCTCAAGGGTGGACGGCCCGGCCCGCGCATCGCGCTGCGCGCCGACATGGATGCGCTGCCGGTGACCGAGGCCACCGGCCTGCCGTTCGCCTCCAGGGCCACGGCGACCTTCAACGGCGAGACCGTCGGGGTGATGCACGCCTGCGGCCACGACGCCCACACCAGCATCCTGATGGGCGTGGCCGAAGCCCTGGTGGCGATGCGCGACGAGCTTCCCGGGGAGGTGCTGTTCGTCTTCCAGCCAGCCGAAGAGGGCCCGCCCGACGGCGAGCAGGGCGGCGCGGAGGAAATGCTGGCGCAGGGCATCTTCAAGGCCTTCCGGCCCGACGCGGTGTTCGGCCTGCATGTCTTCTCGACCCTCAACGCCGGCCAGCTCGGCGTGCGCAGCGGGCCGACGATGGCCGCGTCCGACCGCTTCAACATCGTGGTCCAGGGCCGGCAGACGCATGGCTCGCGCCCCTGGGGCGGCGTCGATCCGATCGTGGCCGCAGCCGACATCATCGGTACCGCGCAGACCGTGGTCAGCCGCCGCCAGGACATCTCCAGGCTGCCGGTGGTGCTGAGCTTCGGCGCGATCCGCGGCGGCGTGCGCTTCAACATCATCCCCGACCGGGTCGAGCTGGTCGGGACCATCCGCACGTTCGACGAAGGCATGCGCGAAGCGGTGTTCGCCGACCTGGCCAACGTGGCGGAAAAGGTCGCCGCCGCGCACGGGGCCACGGTGGTGGCGAAGGTCCCCGACATCGAGGGCACGCCGGTCACCGCCAACGACCCGGCGCTGACCGCGCGCATGCGCCCCAGCCTGGAAGCGGTGGCCGGCACCGGCAACCTCGTCGACATGCCGCTCAACATGGGCGCCGAGGACTTCTCGTACTACGCCCGCGAAGTGCCGGCGGTGTTCTTCTTCGTCGGCGCGACGCCCGCCGGACAGGACCCGGCGAAGGCCCCCAGCAACCACTCGCCGCAGTTCTTCCTCGACGAATCCGCTCTCGACCTGGGCCTGCGCGCGATGCTGCAGCTCTCGCTGGACTACCTGCATGGCGGGAGCTGA
- the queF gene encoding NADPH-dependent 7-cyano-7-deazaguanine reductase QueF (Catalyzes the NADPH-dependent reduction of 7-cyano-7-deazaguanine (preQ0) to 7-aminomethyl-7-deazaguanine (preQ1) in queuosine biosynthesis), with product MTSELPLGREVAYPRAYDPSLLFPIARAQGRAALGFGGGGLPFAGHDRWHAYELSWLDGRGRPLVETATLLVPAESPNLVESKSLKLYLNSLNGTRFDSRADVQARISADLSAAAGAPVAVEFGLPPVDAGDGAATGAPAPVSLDGLDLACDEYDAPNAALLTADAGARVDEVLHSALLKSNCPVTGQPDWASIRVAYRGPRIDRAGLLRYLVSFREHAGFHEQCVEQVFVDVMARCRPEALSVEARYTRRGGLDINPWRATPGLAPPAAARDPRQ from the coding sequence ATGACCAGTGAACTCCCGCTTGGCCGCGAGGTCGCCTATCCGCGTGCCTATGATCCGTCGCTGCTGTTTCCGATCGCGCGTGCGCAGGGCCGTGCGGCGCTCGGGTTCGGTGGCGGGGGCCTGCCTTTTGCCGGCCATGACCGCTGGCATGCCTATGAGCTGTCGTGGCTCGACGGTCGCGGACGGCCGTTGGTGGAGACGGCCACTTTGCTGGTGCCGGCGGAGTCGCCGAACCTGGTCGAGTCGAAGTCGCTGAAGCTGTACCTGAACTCGCTCAACGGCACCCGCTTCGACAGCCGCGCCGACGTGCAGGCGCGGATCAGCGCGGACCTGTCGGCCGCCGCTGGCGCCCCGGTGGCGGTCGAGTTCGGCCTGCCGCCCGTGGATGCCGGCGACGGCGCGGCGACGGGCGCGCCGGCCCCGGTGTCGCTCGACGGCCTCGACCTCGCCTGCGACGAGTACGACGCGCCCAACGCCGCGCTGCTCACCGCCGACGCTGGCGCGCGCGTCGACGAGGTCCTGCACTCGGCGCTGCTGAAGTCGAACTGCCCGGTGACCGGCCAGCCGGACTGGGCCAGCATCCGCGTCGCGTATCGCGGCCCGCGCATCGACCGCGCCGGCCTGCTGCGCTACCTCGTCTCCTTCCGCGAGCACGCCGGCTTCCACGAGCAGTGCGTCGAACAGGTGTTCGTCGACGTGATGGCGCGCTGCCGGCCGGAGGCGCTGTCGGTGGAGGCGCGCTACACGCGCCGCGGGGGGCTCGACATCAACCCCTGGCGGGCCACGCCCGGCCTTGCGCCCCCGGCCGCCGCGCGCGATCCGCGGCAGTAG
- a CDS encoding LysM peptidoglycan-binding domain-containing protein, with protein sequence MKPRGTTPGNQDRTGKPDFGNVQSGVSSTEQAASSRPDFSNVQSSVTSTEEAVGERQYTVQRGDTLSHIAKAHYGRASQWSRIFEANRDQLEDPDRIQPGQVLRIPAATREDDGGTTSPHGDTL encoded by the coding sequence CTGAAGCCTCGCGGCACGACCCCGGGCAACCAGGACCGGACCGGCAAGCCCGACTTCGGCAACGTCCAGTCCGGCGTCAGCAGCACCGAGCAGGCCGCGTCGTCCCGGCCCGATTTCAGCAATGTGCAGTCGTCGGTCACCTCGACCGAAGAGGCCGTCGGCGAACGCCAGTACACCGTGCAGCGGGGCGACACGCTCTCGCACATCGCCAAGGCGCACTACGGCCGGGCCAGCCAGTGGTCGCGCATCTTCGAGGCCAACCGCGACCAGCTGGAGGATCCCGACCGGATCCAGCCCGGCCAGGTGCTCAGGATTCCCGCCGCGACCCGCGAGGACGACGGCGGCACCACCAGCCCCCACGGAGACACCCTATGA